The following proteins are co-located in the Ailuropoda melanoleuca isolate Jingjing chromosome 13, ASM200744v2, whole genome shotgun sequence genome:
- the TMEM239 gene encoding transmembrane protein 239, whose protein sequence is MTQQPQVDTDAIGAGEGPQRAMPWSAWITRQDWVRWCMCHVPRSWAQWWATSGWRQPLQRVVWGLEGFFYLLLALMLCHALFTTGSYLLSSLWPVVAAAWRHLLPAVLLLVLSALPALLFTASFLLLFSTLLSLVGLLISMSHPDYTQDLDQ, encoded by the coding sequence ATGACGCAGCAGCCGCAAGTGGACACAGATGCCATCGGGGCCGGCGAGGGGCCGCAACGGGCCATGCCCTGGTCAGCCTGGATCACGCGGCAAGACTGGGTGCGCTGGTGCATGTGCCATGTGCCTCGGAGCTGGGCCCAGTGGTGGGCCACGTCGGGCTGGCGGCAGCCCCTCCAGCGTGTGGTGTGGGGACTGGAGGGGTTCTTCTACCTGCTGCTGGCGCTGATGCTGTGCCACGCGCTCTTCACCACCGGCTCCTACCTGCTGAGCTCCCTGTGGCCTGTCGTGGCCGCAGCGTGGCGCCACCTGCTGCCCGCTGTCCTGCTGCTGGTGCTCAGTGCCCTCCCCGCCCTGCTCTTCACCGCCTCTTTCCTGCTGCTTTTCTCTACACTGCTGAGCCTCGTGGGCCTCCTCATTTCCATGTCGCACCCAGACTACACCCAGGACTTGGACCAATAG
- the C13H20orf141 gene encoding LOW QUALITY PROTEIN: uncharacterized protein C20orf141 homolog (The sequence of the model RefSeq protein was modified relative to this genomic sequence to represent the inferred CDS: inserted 1 base in 1 codon): protein MTQLCLPRPKALAYPIPVPPRGLGAGEESHSPVGPCMSPWSPSVTQLWDSVLXGALGLTIRTVFSTAGPASLLLLLLVSFLAFDLLHWPAGPRQPQHTLLTGGQSQGAGEGPGQEGAVLLPTVAVTGGVSPQEALGLGLLLGARGVPLALLGLAFCLHPWA, encoded by the exons atGACCCAGCTCTGCTTACCCAGGCCCAAAGCCCTTGCTTATCCTATCCCAGTCCCTCCCAGAggcctgggtgctggggaggagtCCCATAGTCCAGTGGGTCCATGTATGTCCCCCTGGAGCCCTAGCGTCACCCAGCTCTGGGACAGTGTCC AGGGGGCACTGGGGCTGACAATCCGCACAGTCTTTTCCACGGCCGGCCCAGCCTCACTGCTGCTGTTGCTACTGGTCAGCTTCCTGGCCTTCGACCTGCTCCACTG GCCCGCAGGCCCCCGCCAGCCACAGCACACACTTCTCACGGGAGGCCAGAGTCAGGGGGCCGGTGAGGGTCCGGGACAGGAGGGGGCTGTACTCCTGCCTACGGTGGCAGTCACGGGAGGCGtcagcccccaggaggccctgggcctggggctgctcCTGGGAGCCCGCGGCGTGCCCTTGGCCCTGCTTGGCCTGGCTTTTTGCCTCCATCCTTGGGCCTGA